The genomic window TTTCACTGAGTAAAGTTTGCAGCTTGGCTGCATGTGAAGTGATGGGGATAAACTATGGATTTTGACCTTTAGTTTGTATTATCTTGCACTACTAGCTTTCCCAGCTAAAAATCCCCCATAACGATCATTTtcgtaaaaaacaaaaaattgcaCATATCTATCCGATTCTGCCATATATTTATTCATAATAATCTTACAATATAAGAAGATAAAATTATTGCTTCATTGGCGGTTTTGATCGCTAAGCTGCACGAAGCATGCCGTTTCCATTAAtcacattaattattattattattcctgaAAGTCAAAATGTATGCTATGCTGCATGAAATAGCCTGCCtcacttttcaattttaaatagcAAGATGTAAATGATATTTAATAAATTTGCGGTACGTATTTTTATTTCTCAATTGTATTTTAGAATACACAAAATATGTAAGAAAATCATACCTTTATCTTTCTATTTAATTGATTGAATTCTATTTCTATTAAGACTAAAAAGAGCTCAATGCATgtcatattttattttaacttGACGCTATATATTCATTAATGTGGTTATAAAGGCAATAACATATGTGAAATtactttaatatttttaatataagatagaaattaaaaaaactaaATCTACGTCAAACAGAATacacgaaaaaaaaatttaaaatataaacttAGAGAAATTCTAAATGTTAATGATCCGTACCTCAATACTCAGACTAATGTTATATCTCAAACAGACTAAGTCAAACGCCAGTTACACCAAACAGGAGAGATCTTCGTCATACCTCGGTTCCAATTCTAGAAATTTTGAGATCACCCGCACTCGCCCAAACATAAATAAGATGTTGCGAGTAACCTAACAAACATGGATATACACACAAAAAGTATAGTTAGGAAAGTCATTAATATAgctgattcttgaacatagactaacttaagtatcggagtttCTTTTGCAGGTTCTCCACATTGCTCGGACGAGGAAGGAACTTGTGGCGCAGCATATTGAAAAAGGACGTCATCAGTGCTCTTCCAGCTGCCGCCGACTTATACCTCGGAGCCAAGTCCTAGACAAAAATATTTGGCACCCACCGTGGAGCCGAAATTATTCAGATTTATCCCCACGTAcactttgttttattattttttgcaggACCATGGCCGACGAGACCATATTATAGACCCCTCCCCCCCACTAATGGGGAGCTAGTGGCTATGAATGCTACTCTCCTGACTGAGGTCAGGAGAATGGCCGACCTTTTGGAAGCATCTCACAACGGGAAGTCAAACACGGATGACCTCAAGAGTCAAGAGTGCGACCTCAAACGGCACGCAACCTCTGGACTCGGGCTCCCAGGAGGTCACTCCACTGAAAGAGAAGTTGACGATAGACAACCCCTTTTCGGAGGATATTGTCAAGTTCCAAATGCCAAAGAATTTTGTTCTACCTACAGCACTCAAGCCCTATGAAGGATTTGGAGATCTCCGTGTTCACATTAAAAAGTTTCAATCCATGATGTTCTTTAACAGTGCCTCTGACCCTATATTCTGTCGGTCTTTTCCAACTTTTTTGGATCATGctgttttattttggttttctaagaTTCCTACAGGTTCAATATCTTGTTTCGAGGAACTGGCAAGGTCCTTCATTGACTATTTTGCAGCTTCAAAGATATACGTACATGGGTCCGACTACCTCAGCACTATCAAACAAGGCCCGCATAAAAGCTTGAAGGACTATATGACGACGTTTGCCAAAGCAACTATGGAGATCCCCGACCTCGGCCCTGAGGTACACCTACACGCACTAAAGAGTGGCCTCCGCCCTGGGAAGTTCCAGGAAACCATCGCTGTCACCAAGCCGAAAACACTAGCAGAATTCCGAGAAAAAGCTACAGGTCAAATGGAGATCGAAGAACTCCGTGAAGCTTGGCAGACGAAAAAACAGCAACCCCGTCGAGATGAAAAAAACAACCAAGGTCACACACAAGCAAGGAGCTTAAAAAGCCTTTCAAACTGACCCCGAAGTTCGACTCCTACACCAAATTCAACACCAAAAGGGAGAACTTCATCAAGGAGATCCTTTACAGTAAGCTCATAAAGCCGCCAAACAAAACAGGAACTTACCAAGACCACAAATACGTGGACAAAACTAAGCACTGTACATTCCATTAGAAGTTTGGCCATACCACAgatagggatgtcaatggggcgggGGCGGGATcaggggatgcctccctgctcccgtCCCCGCCCCCAGAATTAATCCCCGTCGTTCCCCGTCATAGGGAGATAATTGTCCCATCCCTGTTCTCCGCGTTTTTCGCGGGGCCCATTTCCCATCTCCCTATGTTTAACATTCATATAGAAATTAtagtaaaaaatatcaaaaaaaccaaaaaacaaactacaaaatattattacaaacacACAAACATATCTTATCCAAGATTATAAGTCCAAAAATACAACATAGTAAATCATAgtccataaaataaaatcttaaagtaTAACTTCCATtctaaaaaaagcaataaaataaaatctttaacatcaaatattttttcattgtcAGCATACAACTTCCAACAAACATCTCTATGTTCTCTGTTAAAACAAAACAGACATAAATATGTTAATATACATCATAAACAAGAATTTCACacattaaataaaaatttgacaTACAAAGAGATATGATGTGGAAATTATAGAATGAACTTTATAGCATAGTTATAATTGTCAAACCCATACCCTCATTGTTGAAATAGGGTTTttgtattaaatatataaatatatgagaATCAAATAACACTAGTACCATTTTAAACAATTGTTTTGAAAAACCATATTATCAAGATTTTAAAGTAGGTGTAGATGATGTTCCAGAAAGACAGCTTAATGTTGTTTCCATGTCCTCTTAGCAACATAAGGGGTGCATTTAATTTCCAATGGGAGTTAAGtctcaaaatagtccctgaactTGCACTTGAGCCTCAAAGTAATTcctaaaattaataattactcaaattcgTACCCGAAATTGTTCTCCGGGACTTATAGTGGTCCCTAAAATAATTTTCGTCCATCCTTATTATTGGAGACCattgaaacgacgtcgttttatattttataaaaaaaaaatacgtccccccttctcctttccttttccctttccctttccctttcccttttcctttCCCTTCCAAATTGTATTCAATTCACAAATTCTTTTTTGCTGTTCAATTGTAACGCACTAACACTGAAAATTCAAATACAATAATTGAATCAAATTGGTAAGCTTGTGATGATCATAAAAAAAAACAGCACATGTAAGATTCacaagaataaaacaaaattgacCTCATCAGGAAATGGAATCTGAGAATCAGAAACATTGTAAAAGGCTGAAAGTGCATAATTTTGTTCCTTGTTTAATGGGAGAGAAGGCAAAAGGCCTCATAAAAAAGTCATAACTTGCATTTGAGAAAAAGGTAAGCCATGGCTGTAACCTTTCTCTCTTCTATTACCTCCTCTCAAAAGACAGTGACAATTCTTTCTATCTCTATTATCTCTCTCTGTgaactaataaattattattatgtttCTTCTGAATTATTTAAACAGTTATAAAGTACTGCTTTTTATTGACAACGATTacgaaaggaaaaagagaaaagaaaactgGGGATGGGTTGGGAAAAAGGAAGGAGAGCATGGAAGGGAAAGAAAAAGGAGAACTGGAGAAGGGTTGGAAAAGGAAAAAGGGACTGtggaagaaaaaaggaaagaagaaatgggaatggagaaggagaaggggaagggaaacgtggaaaggaaaagaaaaggagaacTGGTAATGGGGAAGGAGAAGGGGAAGGGAAGCGTGGAAGGGAAAGGGCAAGAAAAAAAGATcgggaaagggaaaaggaaatgtgaaagagaaagagaaacggGAAATGAGGAAGGGGAGTGAGGTGGGGgtgtatttctttttttttttaataaatataaaacaaaGTCGTTTTAGTAGTTTTTAGTGTTCCAGTGAACAAAAAACGCTTTGGAGACTAGTATGAGTCTCGGAATATAATTTCGAAAAcgaatttgagtaattattaacTTCAGAGATTACTTTGAAAGTCGAGTGCAAATTCAAAAACCACTTTTAGACTTAACTCTTCCAATGGACTTCAAAATCTTCCGAATAGTAATGTATTGCGGCTAAAGTACAATCCCTAGTTACAAATTATAATGGTCTGATAcaaaaattcctccagaaactaTGGTGTATAATAATTGGGGGAGTTAAATTATATATGGTCTTCTGAAATCTCACACCATGAGAATAAGGTTTATTTTAGTCAATAATGAATATCAACCACACCATCCAATTGTCTTGTTAACCGTGAAACCAGCTCCAGAGGGCtgagactctggctgctgaggaGGTCTGGGCTCTCTTGGTTTGGCAGGATCAACAAATATAACCCATCCATCAATAAATTTAGCATTCATTCCGGCTCTCGCCTTTTCAGCATCTTCTATGGTCGCATAAGTTACAAATCCAAATCCCTTTGACCGTCCAGAGGCTCTATCGGTTATAACCTTTGCTGTCGATCAAGATGAGTGAAGGTCAGGAATGATATCCAGCAAGCTAATACATAAGCATGTAGAAGAATCAAGTATTGCAGGAGAAATGCATTACCTTGAAGCAGCTGCCCGAAAGGAGAAAACGCTTCAGTAAGTTTTTCATCTGTTGTCAGTCTTGAAAGACCTGTTCAAAATGCCCGATACATATAAAAGTTACATACAGAACTATGTAAATTCCATTATACTGGATATTTATATTAGAAGCTTCGCCAATTATAGTCTTACATGATCCACCTAACAATTCCCTACAGAAAATGGTGCTAAAAAGAAAATGGACGTTTATTGAACTACAAGCCAATAGAGTAGAAGAAATTCAGAGTTTCAGAGACCAAAAAATGGCCTTTCATGAAGTCCTACAGCGCTACTAATAAAATACATTTCACGAGAGTGAAACTTATCTTACTTCTttgtatatttatattctaataattCTGTCTCCTAATCATATAAATATTGTAAAGTGAGTGATCCAACTTTAAAAGACACAAATTAAGCATTGTATCTGTGTCTTGTCACGCAAGATGTACGAGCACTAGCTTTAGTAGTGTTTGTGGGAAAACTCTTTAAGAGCATCATCTCCAGTCAAAGTTAATGAGTTAACAACATATCCTTCTCATTACATTTAGAGTAATAAATAAGACGCAACAGTTCTATTCAATTATCTTCCTCGGATCCCCTTCCCCTTGAACTTTGGCTTTGTATAGACACTAGTAGACTAGTACCTGTATTGATAAAGATTACACTTCAATGTTCCAGGTTGGTTATAAAAGTCGCCACATAAAAATGCAATGCATTCAAATACTATTCTACTGTTCTTGAAGGCTACATTGGAGTACACAATAATACTTCAGAGTCCAAGTTCAAAACTGTTGAATCCAACAAATTAAAGGAATCAAGACAGAAGAGCCCTACAACTTCAAACCTCCTTTTATCAGGGATACAGAAAAATACCACAATTCCACTAAAAAAGCTAGCCTCAAAGTTTAAGATACAGGTATCTATCAGATGCAAATCATAGTTGCTAAGCCTACCCATCTAGTGCAACATAATCATTAATCATAACTGATTACCCTGTCCAGATTGAAGATAATTTTGCGTCTCAAGGAAGCTAATTTGACAATTCTAGAAGAGAAAACAGAATAAGGAAAACAACGAAATGAAGGTTTCAATAGTGACAATCATGTTATGGAAATgatcaattaattataattaataagaTGAACAAGCAGAAGAGAATTGGAGTAAATTACTGACCGCtgatgaagagttttggggaagtaAGAGTCGAAGTGAAACGAGTAGAGGTGAAGTGGGAGGCCACAACTATAGAAGACTGGCGGAGAAATCGCTGAGCTCCACTGAAGAACGCCATCATCACCAAAACCCTAAACTCAAACCCTCACTAGTCCCTTCCCTTCACACTTCACGCTTCACACTTCTTACCTTTCAAGTATCCCTATTCCCTAAACCCCTCTTTTTATATACTTAGGGGTTAGGGATGGCAATAGGTACGATAGGTTTGgatctaaagtttgaattttatctGTAGAGAGTAAAgtatgattttttattatttattttataggtaaaattaaaaataaatatgaaagaaaaattatttaaagataaaatattatactttatcctttaaagtacaaatttaaaatttagagaatccaaattatatttttaatcaagataaaatttaataataattcaatatattattacaatataaaaaaaaatattaaatttctaTCTTAAATTATAAACATTTAATTCTTACTCATCCCAATTCTAACTTTATAATAGTAAAGTGTATATCTTATtctaatttaaatatatttttataattaagcaTTCACCTTAATTTTAAACCTAAGTTTAAGTTTGGATAACTTAAATNNNNNNNNNNNNNNNNNNNNNNNNNTTATTATTTATTTGCATCATTGATTCATGTAACCGCTATCATTTATAAACtttgaacaaaaaaatatattaccCTTTTTAGTACAAAACTTATAGTTATTTTAGTTGTTTTTTTTATAAAGTTTTCACTTTCATTAAGAATTTTACATAGACATAATTGTTTAAAATAGTCTAATTTATCCTATGTGAATTTACTACTACATGTTATTTtgtgggttaaaataataaataacactAATATATTTTATTGAGATTAAAATATTACTCAATTTAATCTATTTAAAttgataaatatatataaatatacatattaaaattttaaaatattatttgaataTATGTACTAAAAATTTGAATGagttacttaaattaaaaaattaaaatttaaatagaatataattctatttaattcaaattatattagattaaatcaaaatagtttgaaaattaaatttaaattagcaCTGTACAAATCAATCATTTGCTTAAAATTGAATTAGATTGAAAAGTATAAATCAATATTAATATCATCCAAATcgtttaaaattatattatttttataatttggataaatttaaaatatactaCAAAATATCGTCTTATTTTGTTGACAATACAAATGATAGATGTAAATATATCCCATTCACTCTAGGTTGGTATATATATAGTGAAACTCGTGTATAAATTGTTGGATCCCTTCCACGGTTTATGCATGTTTTGCATCCTCACAGAAACCGTGGAACCCCTACCATGGTTTCTTCCCAAATGCTTCATCAACGTAAACCGTGGACCCTTCCAGTGGTTTACGTGCTGTTGATCGGAAAAATATTCTCGACAAAAGTAAGCTAGTTCGAATTGATAAAGAGGTCGAAGACATAAGCAGTTCTCGAAAAGTTACACGCGCAAGCATAGGCTAAAGATAATCGACGTGGATTCGATTATACTTACTTTATTAAATCGAATAGGCCAAATCGAACAAAGTCTTCGAGACAAGTAATCAAATAAGACGTTCGAATAAGTAGACCGAGCGGTTATGGTAGTGGAGAAGTTAGAGGCTTTCATCACGCGAGGAAATCATGAAAAATGTGTACAGCCAAAAGGTGGGAACGGTTATCAAGGAATATGCATTCAAGACTGTgattttgtaattaattgtaattaGTTGTCAGTTACCAAAAGTAGATTTTAAATAATAAGAAGTTTTAGGGAATAAAGGTTGGAACTTTAACTCAgaaaacactcaagcacactcacatcccagagAATCCCTGAGTCTACGATCGAGtaacttttctgtagggttccttccatgttttctttcttttaatttattttcttgtaaaCTTTAcctttcaagcaaatttatctttcaagtaTCCTTTATCTTCTTCGTCCAATTTACATTTCTACACTTTAGATTTTCATGTCAAAGCCCTTTGCCCCAGTCAAaggcattttattattttttttcaatttcaacgCAAACCTTTCTGTTTTCAACACATTTTCGTTTTCGAAAACTTTACCTTTTCGTTTCTTTCATTGATTTATAAAGTCCAATTTATTTTTATACCTAATACTCGTCTAATcgaagacactttgatgcacttttagaaaactggtacctgcacagaggagtaggtttcgctcccagaccactagatatcgaaccaccatcgatttgctaaaaattgacaaaacaaattggcacgcctgGTAGAACAGTTTCGAAAATCTGAAGTGTGTCAAATAAATTTTTCGTGTCACTTGGTGTATGCAATTACGAAGTAGAAAAATCATTCATATGGCAGATGAAATgtcaaatgtgaatggtggttcatcCACCAGTGATAGCCTACCAGTAATTGTGCAACAAGCAGACGTGACTTCACGTTTGGAAGGTGCAATTGAAAGTGAGAGTATAGCAGTTACAACTGTTCATACTGAAAATGTTGGACGTAATATTCGTCCACGTGGTACCTTACCACCATTCCAGCCTCCACTAACTGCTGGTTGGCCTCCTTATGGTCTTCCTCCTGATTATACCCCACCAGTGGGTAATTTGGTTCCTCCTGTCCGATTCGGGAGTGTAAATGGAGGGAGTAACTCTTAAAACCTACAACAACATTCCGAGTATTCTCGTGATCATAATGTGGGCTCTACTTCGAATGCTGCAAATTCAATAGCAGTATATCGACAACAAGTAGAGGAAAGTCATCATGACTTAGTCAATTTATTGACTCAACAAATGACCATAATTTTAAATCCAATGATGGCTGATCACGAATCAAAATTCGAACGTCTTGTTAGACAAGTCGAACGGATTGCTTTAATCGTAGATTATGAGGATGGTGAAAGGCATAATGCCAGGGGAAATAATGAGGGATTCGAAAATAtatttcaaaatgaaaatgatgttGTTAATAGAGAAAATCCTTATGTAGTTCTTCGAGGTCAAAATGCTGATGACTTTCTTGCTAGATTACGTAATAATCATGGCGGTGAACGTTATCAAGTCACCAGAATTGTGGAAGAAGTACTGAATCGAGTTGGTTTGAATGTTGGTTTTATGAATCGACCCCACTTTGTGTCTGCTTTCTCCCAAGTTATTCAAATGGCTAAAGTGCCAAGAGGG from Arachis ipaensis cultivar K30076 chromosome B09, Araip1.1, whole genome shotgun sequence includes these protein-coding regions:
- the LOC107616485 gene encoding uncharacterized protein LOC107616485 — protein: MTSRVKSATSNGTQPLDSGSQEVTPLKEKLTIDNPFSEDIVKFQMPKNFVLPTALKPYEGFGDLRVHIKKFQSMMFFNSASDPIFCRSFPTFLDHAVLFWFSKIPTGSISCFEELARSFIDYFAASKIYVHGSDYLSTIKQGPHKSLKDYMTTFAKATMEIPDLGPEVHLHALKSGLRPGKFQETIAVTKPKTLAEFREKATGQMEIEELREAWQTKKQQPRRDEKNNQGHTQARSLKSLSN
- the LOC107619360 gene encoding glycine-rich RNA-binding protein 6, mitochondrial, which produces MMAFFSGAQRFLRQSSIVVASHFTSTRFTSTLTSPKLFISGLSRLTTDEKLTEAFSPFGQLLQAKVITDRASGRSKGFGFVTYATIEDAEKARAGMNAKFIDGWVIFVDPAKPREPRPPQQPESQPSGAGFTVNKTIGWCG